In the Bacteroidales bacterium genome, TCAATTTCCACAATATGCGTAAATCCAATGCTTTTCATGGCACCAAAGATCTTTCCGCTATTAATCCGGGATGGAAACTGACCGATAAACACCGAGGGAACCAGCGCCACACGAACCGGATAGGAGAAGAAGAGATCAAAATCGTCCTGCTCAATCAGAATGGCCGATACCGGGCAGGCTTTACAGCAGTTTCCGCAATCCACGCAACGTTCCTCGAAGATGATGGCCTTTCCGTCCCTGACCCGTATGGCCTGGGTTGGGCAGGCGATCATGCAATGGGTGCATCCAATGCAAAGCTCGTCAACCACCTTCAGTGCATGATGAAAACCTTTATCTGAGTAAGTCTGTTTCAATCTCTTAAATAATTGGTAATTCTGACCAGTGTTCCTTCACCCGGAACACTTTCTATGTGTAAATCGTCACTGTTTTTTTTCATATTTGGCAATCCCATTCCGGCTCCAAATCCCATTTCCCTGACTTCTTTTGAGGCTGTGGAATAACCCGCCTTCATCGCTTCCTCGATATTCCCTATTCCGGGGCCACTGTCCCTGACCGAAACCCTGATCTTTTCTGGTTCAATCATCGCTTCAATCGTGCCTTCTCTGGCATGTGCCACAACATTAACTTCCGCTTCATATAGTGCAATCACCACTCGTTTAATTCTCCGGGATGGAACGTCCAGCTGTTTCAATATATGTTTGACATCGCTGGATGCCTTTCCGGCATTAACAAAATCACCTCCTGCAATATAATAGTGTAAGATCATCAGTATACGGGTGCAATTCCAGCCTTATACAAAATTCCGGATATTCTGAAAAGAGAATAGGGAGTCTGTAGTAAGACGATATCCTTTTCAATGGCCAGATCAACCATCTCCCGGCTCACTTCCTTTTGGCGGCCGATAATTATCTCACTGATATCAGACATCTCAGCGGTGCGTATACACTGCAGGTTCGATAGGCCCGTAATCAGAAGGGTTCTGTGGTAATCTCCCGTCAGTACATCACTCATCAGATCTGAGGTGAATGCTTTTTCGACCTCATTGTACAAATCAAGCTCCGGGGTTAAAACCTTAGCCTTCAGTAAGTCTGCAATTTTCCCAATCGGCATTCCCATGAACATTCCAGATTATTGTTATTTCTTTCACACTTATGAATAAAAAAATATAGAACTCTGTGATGCAAAGATACAATAAATCATTTTACGGAAGCTCAAGCTCCTGCCAATAGGTTCAAGTTATAATAATTCTAAATAAATCCGCAGGGAACACAAAATACGTTGTATTCATCCTTTCATTTGGAATTATCGAGAATTCGTGATACTTTTATGATATCATTGTAATATCACTAACAAAACCCCAATGAAAACCCAGGAAAAAACCTACAGAGCTGTTTCAGGATACCTGATGCTCATCGTACTATTGGCCTTCATTCTTGGAGGAATATTCAGTTTTATGAACGGTATCGTATGGCTTGGTATCACATTAAGTCTGGCTTTCTTCCTGACGGCCCTTGGATTTAACGTGATCAATCCGAACGAATCCAGTGTTCTGATCCTGTTTGGAGCCTATCAGGGAACCATCAAAAAAAATGGCCTGTTCTGGGTCAATCCCTTTTTTGTACGTAAAAAGATCTCATTAAGAGCTAGAAATTTTGATAGTGAGACCATCAAAGTGAACGACAAAATTGGAAATCCCATAAAAATAGGTTGTGTCTTAGTCTGGAAAGTTGAAGATACCTATAAAGCAGCTTTTGAAGTCGACGACTACGTGCATTTTGTTTATGTACAGAGTGAAACAGCTTTAAGAAAACTGGCCGGGATATACCCTTATGACAATTTTGAGGATCATGATGCACAAATAACTCTCAGGGGAGGAGGTTCAGAAGTTAATCACGAGCTCGAAGAAGAAATACGGGAGAGGCTACAAATTGCCGGGATACATGTGATAGAAGCCAGAATTAACTTCATAGCCTATTCAGAAGAAATTGCCGGAGCCATGTTAAGAAGACAACAGGCCACTGCTGTTGTTGCAGCACGCTTCAAAATTGTTGAAGGCGCTGTTTCGATGGTTCAAATGGCTCTGGAACAGTTGACTGAAAAAGAGATCGTGGATTTTGATGATGAGAAAAAAGCTGCCATGGTAAGCAACCTGATGGTGGTACTGTGCGGCGATAAAGATCCGAGTCCGGTGGTTAACACAGGGACCCTACACCATTAGAATGAGCAAAAAGAAGGCGTTTGTACTTAGAATAGATCCTGAAAAGATGGAGGCACTGGAGAAATGGGCTGCCGATGAATTCAGAAGCACCAATGGACAACTCGAGTGGATCCTGGACCAGGCCTTGCGGAAAAGCGGACGATGGAAGTCCGGCAAGCCTACTTAAACAGACCTTCATCTCTGATCAGCATCAGAATGGCTGAATGCGGCACGATTACATACTTTTCATTGAAAAATTCAATTTCATACCCGCTCTTTTGCAGGTAGATGGCCTCATCACCTTCCCTGGGTTGCAAGGGTACATATTTCACTTCATCCCCCCTGTCTTTCCATGGTTCATCTGTATCCTGAATGGCAGGAATTGGGTATCCAGGCCCAACCTTTAAGACATATCCACTGTGAATCTTCTCTTTCTCATGAACCCCCGGAGGAAGATATAGCCCCGATTTGGTGCGGTCCTGCTGGTTCTTGGGTTTGATCAGAACCCTGTCCCCAACCACAATAAACTTGCTTAAATCCTTCTCATCAATTTGCAATGCCATTTCTAGCTCTATTTACTTAAAAGTCCAGGTTCTCCTTGAGCACCTGCATTCCGCTCCGGCTTACGGGAACTTTGCTTCCATCTTTAAGAATCAGGATAAAATTATTCTTTTCGTATGGTTCAATCCGCTCAATACGTGCAATATTGGCGATATAGGAACGATGTACCCTGACAAACTGCTGGGAATCCAGGTGTTTCTCATAATACTTCATGGTTTGTTGCTTCAAATATTTACCCTCATCGGTATAAATCAAGACATAATCGTCCTGCGCTTCCAAAAAATTGATATCAGCAGTGGAAATAACATGGATCTTGCCGGATTTCTTAATCACAACACGGTGCAGTATCTCATCGCTTTGGGAAATATGCTGCCGGATCTTCTCAATACTACTCTCCACCTTTACCCCTGCCTTCCCGGACTCAATTCGTGCTTTAAGCTTTGAGACAGCCTCTCTGAAGCGAACCTTGGAAAAAGGCTTCAGCAGATAGTCCACCGCATTTTTTTCAAAAGCCTGTATCGCATATTGATCGTATGCGGTGGTAAAAATAATTTGAAGCTGATGCTCAATAACCTCCAGCAATTCAAACCCGGTCAGCTTGGGCATCTGAACATCCAGGAAAACGGCATCAGGTTCAATCTCATTGATGGCCTTGAGTCCATCAAATCCATTGTCGTATTCACCCAGGACCTCTATCTCCGGATACTCTGCCAGGCAGGTTTGTAATAAATCCCTTGCAGGCCGCTCATCTTCAATAATAATTGCTTTTATAGTGATCATCTTTATATAAATATACGAGGAAATAAAATAGTAACCGTAAACACACCATCTCGGCCGGACCACTGGACTTTACCCTGATCCTGATAAGCAAGCGCAATACGTTGTCTGACATTTTGAAGCCCAACCCCTGTACCTTTCCTGGAAGGAACCGCAGGATCATAATCATTTCTAATCTCTGCTTTCATCAGGCCTTGATCAAGCGCGCAATAAAAACTAATGCTCACCGGATCGACACTCTCATATACACTGTGACGGATCGCATTTTCGAACAAGGGCTGGAAGATCATGGTCGGAACCGGGAACTTTACACACTCTTCACTGATATTGAATTCATAATGCAGTTTTTCCCCGAACCTGATCTTTTCAATAGCCAGGTAATCTTTCATTCTGCCAAGCTCCTCCTCCAGGGGGACATATTCGTTTTCCCTGTGCTTCAGAGAGTATCTGAGAAAATCCGAAAGCCTGATTATCATCTCTCTGGCCTCGTCAGGGTTGGACATGGTTAAGGATGAGATAGAATTTAAGGAGTTAAAGAGAAAATGCGGATTGATCTGAGATTTCAGCATATTCAGTTCTGCATCCCTGACCATACCTTTCAGCCGCTCTTCCTGCTGAGATCTTTCCTGCAATTTCTGATTATTGGAAACCAGGTAATAAATCAGCACCAGCACCAGATAACTCAGTCCGCCCAGCATGGCCCTCCAGGCTATTGTCTGGTTCAAAAACTCAATATACATTTCCTGTTTGCTGAATAAAGCATTCAGAGTCGCCACTGAAAGCACCACCCAGCTTCCCAACACAACAATTCCTGCCACTAAGTGAGCCA is a window encoding:
- a CDS encoding SPFH domain-containing protein, whose protein sequence is MKTQEKTYRAVSGYLMLIVLLAFILGGIFSFMNGIVWLGITLSLAFFLTALGFNVINPNESSVLILFGAYQGTIKKNGLFWVNPFFVRKKISLRARNFDSETIKVNDKIGNPIKIGCVLVWKVEDTYKAAFEVDDYVHFVYVQSETALRKLAGIYPYDNFEDHDAQITLRGGGSEVNHELEEEIRERLQIAGIHVIEARINFIAYSEEIAGAMLRRQQATAVVAARFKIVEGAVSMVQMALEQLTEKEIVDFDDEKKAAMVSNLMVVLCGDKDPSPVVNTGTLHH
- a CDS encoding Arc family DNA-binding protein, which produces MSKKKAFVLRIDPEKMEALEKWAADEFRSTNGQLEWILDQALRKSGRWKSGKPT
- a CDS encoding LytTR family DNA-binding domain-containing protein, whose amino-acid sequence is MITIKAIIIEDERPARDLLQTCLAEYPEIEVLGEYDNGFDGLKAINEIEPDAVFLDVQMPKLTGFELLEVIEHQLQIIFTTAYDQYAIQAFEKNAVDYLLKPFSKVRFREAVSKLKARIESGKAGVKVESSIEKIRQHISQSDEILHRVVIKKSGKIHVISTADINFLEAQDDYVLIYTDEGKYLKQQTMKYYEKHLDSQQFVRVHRSYIANIARIERIEPYEKNNFILILKDGSKVPVSRSGMQVLKENLDF
- a CDS encoding anti-sigma regulatory factor — its product is MILHYYIAGGDFVNAGKASSDVKHILKQLDVPSRRIKRVVIALYEAEVNVVAHAREGTIEAMIEPEKIRVSVRDSGPGIGNIEEAMKAGYSTASKEVREMGFGAGMGLPNMKKNSDDLHIESVPGEGTLVRITNYLRD
- a CDS encoding histidine kinase, with translation MSHPITGSRRSLLVYSLVWLLISATMAVLYYYLLHFPLSVVITDALISNLLFGFMGLLAWYPARYIPFQKHSPLYSIVAHLVAGIVVLGSWVVLSVATLNALFSKQEMYIEFLNQTIAWRAMLGGLSYLVLVLIYYLVSNNQKLQERSQQEERLKGMVRDAELNMLKSQINPHFLFNSLNSISSLTMSNPDEAREMIIRLSDFLRYSLKHRENEYVPLEEELGRMKDYLAIEKIRFGEKLHYEFNISEECVKFPVPTMIFQPLFENAIRHSVYESVDPVSISFYCALDQGLMKAEIRNDYDPAVPSRKGTGVGLQNVRQRIALAYQDQGKVQWSGRDGVFTVTILFPRIFI
- a CDS encoding co-chaperone GroES family protein, yielding MALQIDEKDLSKFIVVGDRVLIKPKNQQDRTKSGLYLPPGVHEKEKIHSGYVLKVGPGYPIPAIQDTDEPWKDRGDEVKYVPLQPREGDEAIYLQKSGYEIEFFNEKYVIVPHSAILMLIRDEGLFK